One stretch of Malus domestica chromosome 14, GDT2T_hap1 DNA includes these proteins:
- the LOC103452565 gene encoding uncharacterized protein produces the protein MAAAIHCSSALHSLKPPQLPAQLSSLRPSLLSANKHPNRRKNNNLSGYRLCRAEFSNDAPFAAAIGACMLSSLVLPVSTPDDDDSGGSLMDSTDARFAVMGIVSFIPYFNWLSWIFAWLDTGKRRYAVYALVYLAPYLRTNLSLSPEESWLPVASIVFCIIHVQLEASIKNGDLQGFQFFNEAAKHLSSTARRKDRQSGYQGTSEEGTKKENKNLPSSEEQSRNGIDDWGAPKRPLQDRERANVDWEENERRKH, from the exons ATGGCCGCCGCAATCCACTGCTCCTCCGCCCTCCACTCCCTAAAACCGCCGCAGCTTCCTGCTCAGCTCTCTAGCCTCAGACCCTCTCTCCTCTCCGCCAACAAACACCCAAACCGGAGGAAGAACAATAACCTCTCCGGATACAGACTCTGCAGAGCGGAGTTCTCAAACGACGCGCCGTTCGCCGCCGCCATCGGCGCCTGCATGCTCTCGTCCCTGGTGCTTCCTGTCAGCACTCCCGACGACGATGACAGTGGGGGTTCGCTGATGGATTCCACCGACGCCAGGTTTGCCGTCATGGGCATCGTCAGCTTCATTCCCTACTTCAATTGGctg AGTTGGATTTTTGCTTGGCTGGATACCGGAAAACGGCGGTATGCGGTGTATGCGCTTGTGTACTTGGCTCCCTACCTGAG GACGAATTTGTCGCTGTCGCCTGAGGAGAGCTGGCTGCCTGTTGCTAGCATCGTTTTCTGCATTATTCATGTCCAG CTGGAAGCAAGTATTAAAAATGGGGATCTTCAGGGCTTTCAATTCTTTAATGAGGCTGCAAAGCATCTCTCGTCAACTGCTAGAAGGAAAGATCGTCAGAGTGGGTATCAAGGAACCTCCGAGGAG GGGACGAAGAAGGAAAATAAGAACCTTCCATCCAGTGAAGAACAATCGAGAAACGGGATTGATGATTGGGGAGCTCCC
- the LOC103452564 gene encoding serine/threonine-protein kinase BLUS1 isoform X1 has protein sequence MGRMGSNSRAHSANPSDYKLLEEVGYGASATVYRAIYLPFNEVVAVKCLDLDRCNSNFEDIRREAQTMKLIDHPNVVKAFCSFVVERNLWVIMPFMAEGSCLHLMKIAYPDGFEESAIGSILKETLKALYYLHKQGHIHRDVKAGNILLDTNGAVKLADFGVSACMFEAADRQRSRNTFVGTPCWMAPEVLQPGSGYNSKADIWSFGITALELAHGHAPFSKYPPMKVLLMTIQNAPPGLDYDRDRKFSKSFKEMVAMCLVKDQTKRPTAEKLLKHSFFKNAKAPEHSIKKLFTDLPPLWNRVKALQLKDAAQLALKKMPSAEQEAMSQSEYQRGVSAWNFDIEDLKAQASLVQDDDEMMDEDEKFKPVVGSDKIETSWRSSLGKLNENNESYWTDYKGEINGDESQQVECLNNKGKDIESNLSESTGQQKTGWKKNESSSEAIASTSEKDTVQAKPKTLIVKSRQTLSGPLTPGSVLSHSLSEKGRIFERSVNENQLIIDKGKCEVRRTPSFSGPLMLPNRASANSLSAPIKSSGGFRDSMDDKSKSNLVQIKGRFSVTSENLDLVKDIPSSSVPHHSSQGSPLKKSASVGDWVFESRQMPATVSPKEFNNSNVPASLLLPHLQNLFQQTSVQQDIIMNLLSSLQPAEAVESIQNGKLPPLPRSSENNGNVETAVSERERLLLVKVSELQARMNNLSDELTAEKTRHVQLQQQLNAVSGQENGERS, from the exons ATGGGGAGGATGGGAAGCAATTCGAGAGCTCACTCGGCGAATCCGAGCGACTACAAGCTTCTGGAAGAGGTCGGATATGGCGCCAGCGCTACTGTTTACAGAGCGATCTATCTCCCTTTCAATGAAGTAGTCGCCGTCAAGTGCTTGGATCTCGATCGCTGCAATAGCAATTTC GAGGATATACGAAGGGAGGCGCAGACGATGAAATTGATAGATCATCCAAATGTCGTAAAGGCGTTTTGTTCATTTGTTGTTGAAAGAAACCTTTGGGTGATCATGCCATTCATGGCAGAGGGTTCTTGTTTGCACCTCATGAAAATCGCATATCCGGATGGGTTTGAGGAGTCTGCGATTGGTTCTATCCTTAAGGAAACCCTTAAGGCTTTGTATTACCTTCATAAACAAGGTCATATTCACAGAGATGTTAAG GCTGGAAATATATTActtgacactaatggggcagTGAAGCTTGCCGATTTTGGCGTTTCAGCTTGCATGTTTGAGGCAGCTGATAGACAACGCTCAAGAAACACTTTCGTAGGAACGCCTTGCTG GATGGCACCAGAGGTATTGCAGCCAGGAAGTGGATACAATTCCAA GGCTGACATTTGGTCATTTGGTATAACGGCACTGGAGTTGGCCCATGGCCATGCACCATTTTCAAAATACCCTCCAATGAAG GTTCTTCTCATGACCATACAAAATGCCCCTCCAGGACTTGATTATGACCGTGATAGAAAGTTCTCTAAG TCTTTTAAAGAAATGGTTGCAATGTGCTTGGTAAAAGACCAAACAAAGAGACCAACAGCAGAGAAATTATTAAAACACTCCTTTTTCAAGAATGCAAAAGCTCCAGAGCATTCTATAAAGAAATTGTTTACAGACTTACCACCTCTTTGGAATCGTGTAAAAGCCCTCCAG CTTAAAGATGCAGCACAACTGGCTTTAAAGAAAATGCCATCAGCAGAGCAAGAGGCAATGTCGCAG agtGAGTACCAGCGAGGAGTTAGTGCCTGGAACTTTGACATTGAGGATTTAAAAGCTCAAGCATCCCTG GTGCAAGATGATGATGAAATGATGGATGAAGATGAAAAATTTAAACCTGTAGTTGGTAGTGATAAG ATTGAAACTAGTTGGCGATCCAGTTTGGGGAAGTtgaatgaaaataatgaatCATATTGGACTGATTACAAAGGAGAAATAAATGGTGATGAATCACAACAGGTTGAATGCTTAAACAACAAGGGCAAGGATATTGAAAGTAATTTATCGGAATCCACTGGTCAGCAGAAAACAGGCTGGAAGAAAAATGAATCAAGCTCTGAGGCAATAGCGTCTACATCAGAAAAAGACACAGTGCAGGCCAAGCCTAAAACTCTTATTGTGAAAAGTCGTCAAACGCTGAGTGGTCCGCTCACACCTGGTTCTGTACTTAGTCATTCATTATCAGAAAAGGGCCGCATCTTTGAAAG GAGTGTGAATGAAAATCAACTGATAATTGATAAAGGTAAATGCGAAGTACGACGAACACCAAGCTTTAGTGGTCCACTGATGCTTCCCAATCGAGCTTCAGCAAACAGTTTATCAGCTCCTATAAAATCCTCTGGAG GATTTAGAGATTCTATGGATGACAAGTCAAAATCTAATTTGGTGCAAATTAAGGGGCGATTTTCAGTGACATCAGAAAATTTAGATCTCGTAAAG GATATTCCATCGAGTTCAGTACCTCATCATTCTTCACAG ggATCACCTCTGAAAAAGTCTGCTAGCgttggtgattgggtatttgaATCCAGGCAAATG CCTGCCACTGTGTCACCAAAGGAGTTCAACAACAGTAACGTACCTGCATCACTTCTCCTGCCTCACCTTCAGAATCTTTTTCAACAGACTTCGGTTCAACAG GATATTATTATGAATTTGCTAAGCAGCTTGCAACCAGCTGAGGCAGTAGAAT CTATTCAAAATGGAAAGTTACCTCCATTGCCTCGCAGTTCTGAGAACAATGGAAAT GTTGAAACCGCAGTTTCTGAGAGGGAGCGTTTATTGCTCGTCAAAGTATCGGAGCTTCAAGCCAG AATGAACAACTTGAGTGATGAACTGACTGCCGAAAAGACGAGACACGTTCAA TTGCAACAACAGCTAAATGCTGTATCTgggcaagagaacggagaaagAAGTTGA
- the LOC103452564 gene encoding serine/threonine-protein kinase BLUS1 isoform X2 → MGRMGSNSRAHSANPSDYKLLEEVGYGASATVYRAIYLPFNEVVAVKCLDLDRCNSNFEDIRREAQTMKLIDHPNVVKAFCSFVVERNLWVIMPFMAEGSCLHLMKIAYPDGFEESAIGSILKETLKALYYLHKQGHIHRDVKAGNILLDTNGAVKLADFGVSACMFEAADRQRSRNTFVGTPCWMAPEVLQPGSGYNSKADIWSFGITALELAHGHAPFSKYPPMKVLLMTIQNAPPGLDYDRDRKFSKSFKEMVAMCLVKDQTKRPTAEKLLKHSFFKNAKAPEHSIKKLFTDLPPLWNRVKALQLKDAAQLALKKMPSAEQEAMSQSEYQRGVSAWNFDIEDLKAQASLVQDDDEMMDEDEKFKPVVGSDKIETSWRSSLGKLNENNESYWTDYKGEINGDESQQVECLNNKGKDIESNLSESTGQQKTGWKKNESSSEAIASTSEKDTVQAKPKTLIVKSRQTLSGPLTPGSVLSHSLSEKGRIFERSVNENQLIIDKGKCEVRRTPSFSGPLMLPNRASANSLSAPIKSSGGFRDSMDDKSKSNLVQIKGRFSVTSENLDLVKGSPLKKSASVGDWVFESRQMPATVSPKEFNNSNVPASLLLPHLQNLFQQTSVQQDIIMNLLSSLQPAEAVESIQNGKLPPLPRSSENNGNVETAVSERERLLLVKVSELQARMNNLSDELTAEKTRHVQLQQQLNAVSGQENGERS, encoded by the exons ATGGGGAGGATGGGAAGCAATTCGAGAGCTCACTCGGCGAATCCGAGCGACTACAAGCTTCTGGAAGAGGTCGGATATGGCGCCAGCGCTACTGTTTACAGAGCGATCTATCTCCCTTTCAATGAAGTAGTCGCCGTCAAGTGCTTGGATCTCGATCGCTGCAATAGCAATTTC GAGGATATACGAAGGGAGGCGCAGACGATGAAATTGATAGATCATCCAAATGTCGTAAAGGCGTTTTGTTCATTTGTTGTTGAAAGAAACCTTTGGGTGATCATGCCATTCATGGCAGAGGGTTCTTGTTTGCACCTCATGAAAATCGCATATCCGGATGGGTTTGAGGAGTCTGCGATTGGTTCTATCCTTAAGGAAACCCTTAAGGCTTTGTATTACCTTCATAAACAAGGTCATATTCACAGAGATGTTAAG GCTGGAAATATATTActtgacactaatggggcagTGAAGCTTGCCGATTTTGGCGTTTCAGCTTGCATGTTTGAGGCAGCTGATAGACAACGCTCAAGAAACACTTTCGTAGGAACGCCTTGCTG GATGGCACCAGAGGTATTGCAGCCAGGAAGTGGATACAATTCCAA GGCTGACATTTGGTCATTTGGTATAACGGCACTGGAGTTGGCCCATGGCCATGCACCATTTTCAAAATACCCTCCAATGAAG GTTCTTCTCATGACCATACAAAATGCCCCTCCAGGACTTGATTATGACCGTGATAGAAAGTTCTCTAAG TCTTTTAAAGAAATGGTTGCAATGTGCTTGGTAAAAGACCAAACAAAGAGACCAACAGCAGAGAAATTATTAAAACACTCCTTTTTCAAGAATGCAAAAGCTCCAGAGCATTCTATAAAGAAATTGTTTACAGACTTACCACCTCTTTGGAATCGTGTAAAAGCCCTCCAG CTTAAAGATGCAGCACAACTGGCTTTAAAGAAAATGCCATCAGCAGAGCAAGAGGCAATGTCGCAG agtGAGTACCAGCGAGGAGTTAGTGCCTGGAACTTTGACATTGAGGATTTAAAAGCTCAAGCATCCCTG GTGCAAGATGATGATGAAATGATGGATGAAGATGAAAAATTTAAACCTGTAGTTGGTAGTGATAAG ATTGAAACTAGTTGGCGATCCAGTTTGGGGAAGTtgaatgaaaataatgaatCATATTGGACTGATTACAAAGGAGAAATAAATGGTGATGAATCACAACAGGTTGAATGCTTAAACAACAAGGGCAAGGATATTGAAAGTAATTTATCGGAATCCACTGGTCAGCAGAAAACAGGCTGGAAGAAAAATGAATCAAGCTCTGAGGCAATAGCGTCTACATCAGAAAAAGACACAGTGCAGGCCAAGCCTAAAACTCTTATTGTGAAAAGTCGTCAAACGCTGAGTGGTCCGCTCACACCTGGTTCTGTACTTAGTCATTCATTATCAGAAAAGGGCCGCATCTTTGAAAG GAGTGTGAATGAAAATCAACTGATAATTGATAAAGGTAAATGCGAAGTACGACGAACACCAAGCTTTAGTGGTCCACTGATGCTTCCCAATCGAGCTTCAGCAAACAGTTTATCAGCTCCTATAAAATCCTCTGGAG GATTTAGAGATTCTATGGATGACAAGTCAAAATCTAATTTGGTGCAAATTAAGGGGCGATTTTCAGTGACATCAGAAAATTTAGATCTCGTAAAG ggATCACCTCTGAAAAAGTCTGCTAGCgttggtgattgggtatttgaATCCAGGCAAATG CCTGCCACTGTGTCACCAAAGGAGTTCAACAACAGTAACGTACCTGCATCACTTCTCCTGCCTCACCTTCAGAATCTTTTTCAACAGACTTCGGTTCAACAG GATATTATTATGAATTTGCTAAGCAGCTTGCAACCAGCTGAGGCAGTAGAAT CTATTCAAAATGGAAAGTTACCTCCATTGCCTCGCAGTTCTGAGAACAATGGAAAT GTTGAAACCGCAGTTTCTGAGAGGGAGCGTTTATTGCTCGTCAAAGTATCGGAGCTTCAAGCCAG AATGAACAACTTGAGTGATGAACTGACTGCCGAAAAGACGAGACACGTTCAA TTGCAACAACAGCTAAATGCTGTATCTgggcaagagaacggagaaagAAGTTGA